From Rudanella lutea DSM 19387, a single genomic window includes:
- a CDS encoding glycerate kinase, which produces MRILIAPDKFKGSLTAVEVAQRIEHTLLDAEPEWHVKTLPVADGGEGTAAVLTQATDGHTVTLTVNDPLFRPVEATYGISGDGRTAFIEMAQASGLQHLKAHERNPLETSTFGTGELIRDAIARGVSEVLLCIGGSATNDGGIGMASALGYVFLDRDYRSLPAIGKSLRHITALKRAVLDVPLSKVTFRVACDVANPLYGHQGAAYVYGPQKGASPDDVAELDLGLRRLAAVLLRDFDIDEADLPGSGAAGGLGFGARVFLKARLEPGFDMVASYLNIESELDNTDLVITGEGSLDEQTLNGKVIGSLVRMAQTRNIPVVAFCGQLALPAQRVRQLGLHEAIAITPSGMPLPEAMQQAPYLLEKAVGDWVRERTYLLT; this is translated from the coding sequence ATGCGCATTCTGATTGCCCCGGATAAATTCAAGGGATCGCTTACCGCTGTAGAGGTTGCTCAACGTATCGAACATACGCTGCTGGATGCTGAGCCAGAATGGCACGTAAAGACCCTTCCCGTTGCTGACGGGGGTGAGGGCACAGCGGCCGTACTGACGCAGGCTACTGATGGCCATACCGTAACGCTCACGGTCAACGATCCGCTGTTTCGGCCCGTTGAAGCCACGTACGGTATCTCGGGCGATGGCCGGACTGCCTTTATCGAAATGGCGCAGGCATCGGGGCTGCAACACCTGAAAGCACACGAGCGAAACCCACTCGAAACGAGCACATTTGGTACAGGAGAGCTTATTCGGGATGCCATTGCGCGCGGGGTGAGCGAGGTGCTGCTGTGTATCGGGGGGAGTGCGACCAACGACGGTGGTATCGGAATGGCGTCGGCGCTGGGGTACGTATTTCTGGATCGTGACTACCGGTCTTTGCCTGCCATTGGAAAATCGCTGCGGCATATTACGGCTCTTAAGCGGGCTGTGCTCGATGTACCCCTTTCCAAAGTAACGTTTCGGGTTGCCTGCGACGTAGCCAATCCGTTGTATGGCCATCAGGGGGCTGCCTACGTATATGGACCTCAGAAAGGCGCCAGTCCCGACGATGTCGCGGAGCTTGATCTGGGGCTACGTCGGCTGGCTGCGGTATTGCTGCGTGACTTTGACATCGACGAGGCCGACCTACCCGGTAGCGGGGCTGCTGGTGGGTTGGGTTTTGGCGCGCGGGTGTTTCTTAAAGCGCGGCTGGAACCCGGTTTCGACATGGTTGCGTCGTACCTGAATATCGAATCGGAATTAGACAACACCGATCTGGTGATTACGGGCGAAGGAAGCCTCGATGAACAGACCCTCAATGGGAAAGTCATTGGCAGCCTGGTGCGTATGGCGCAAACTCGTAACATTCCGGTGGTAGCTTTTTGTGGCCAACTGGCTTTGCCGGCTCAGCGAGTAAGGCAGTTAGGTCTGCACGAGGCTATTGCCATTACCCCATCGGGTATGCCGCTACCTGAAGCAATGCAACAGGCTCCGTACCTGCTGGAAAAAGCCGTGGGCGACTGGGTCCGCG
- a CDS encoding sugar porter family MFS transporter, with product MSKTLLLYFIAAVAATGGLLFGFDTGVINVALPFIKQEWQLSETAEGWAVSAVLMGGMAGSLLSGQLADRLGRKRINILASLIFVAGSVLTAIAPAPSWLIAGRLLLGLAIGIVSFSVPLYIAEIAPSHMRGRLVTFFQLAITIGILVSYLCGYAFADYENGWRLMFWAGFVPAAMLLVGMFLVPESPRWLVSKGRADEAMLVLERIHESAHARQELADITRAMQDEKNRRPDWRELFSPRLRIPLFIGIGIFLIQQFSGINAVIYYSTRIFEMAGFGSGDTAIMATVGVGVVNTLSTLLAVRFLDQWGRKPLLYTGLIGTAVSLATISFAFYFKDSLGADLLKILSVGGVYVYILFFAISLGPLGWLLISEVYPLRIRGFATSLGSFYHWFFDFWVSFTFPILAASSLGTNGGIFMIYTLVVLLGLLFARYIVFETKGLSLEDIERKWADK from the coding sequence ATGAGTAAAACACTTTTACTGTACTTCATTGCGGCCGTTGCGGCTACCGGTGGGTTGCTGTTTGGTTTCGACACGGGCGTGATCAACGTGGCTCTGCCTTTTATCAAACAGGAGTGGCAACTTTCCGAAACGGCCGAAGGCTGGGCGGTGTCGGCCGTATTGATGGGCGGTATGGCGGGTTCGCTGTTGAGCGGGCAACTGGCCGACCGGTTGGGCCGCAAGCGAATCAATATTCTGGCTTCGCTTATTTTCGTAGCGGGTTCGGTGCTGACGGCCATTGCCCCGGCTCCGTCATGGCTCATCGCGGGTCGCTTGCTACTGGGGCTGGCAATTGGTATTGTGTCGTTTTCGGTGCCGCTTTACATCGCCGAAATTGCCCCGAGCCATATGCGCGGGCGGCTGGTTACGTTTTTTCAGTTGGCCATCACCATCGGTATTCTGGTGTCATACCTGTGTGGGTATGCCTTTGCCGACTACGAAAACGGCTGGCGGCTCATGTTCTGGGCTGGGTTTGTACCGGCGGCTATGTTGCTGGTGGGTATGTTTCTTGTACCCGAAAGTCCGCGTTGGCTGGTGAGCAAAGGCCGTGCCGATGAAGCCATGCTGGTGCTGGAACGCATTCACGAGTCGGCGCATGCCCGGCAGGAGCTGGCCGACATCACCCGCGCCATGCAGGACGAGAAAAACCGTCGGCCCGACTGGCGCGAGCTGTTTTCGCCCCGGCTCCGTATCCCGCTGTTTATTGGTATCGGTATTTTCCTGATTCAGCAGTTTTCGGGGATCAACGCCGTCATCTATTACTCTACCCGCATTTTCGAGATGGCGGGCTTCGGCTCGGGCGACACGGCCATTATGGCTACCGTGGGCGTGGGGGTGGTCAATACGCTCAGTACCCTGCTGGCCGTGCGGTTTCTGGATCAGTGGGGGCGCAAACCTCTCCTGTACACCGGCCTCATCGGTACGGCGGTGTCGTTGGCGACGATCAGTTTTGCTTTTTACTTCAAAGATTCGCTCGGGGCCGATTTGCTCAAGATTCTGTCGGTGGGTGGGGTGTATGTCTACATTCTGTTCTTTGCCATCAGCCTCGGACCGCTCGGTTGGCTTCTTATTTCGGAGGTTTATCCGTTGCGTATCCGGGGTTTTGCTACCAGTTTGGGTAGTTTTTATCACTGGTTTTTCGACTTCTGGGTCAGCTTCACCTTCCCGATTCTGGCGGCAAGCTCGCTGGGCACTAACGGGGGCATTTTTATGATCTACACTCTGGTGGTTTTATTAGGCCTGCTTTTTGCCCGGTACATCGTCTTCGAAACGAAGGGGCTTAGCCTGGAGGATATTGAAAGAAAATGGGCCGATAAGTAG